GCCCGAGCCCGTGCATGGCCCGGCGCACGGGGACGCGGGAGCGCGGGGCCAGCAGCCGGGCGTGGCTGCGCCCCACCATGCGCCTGCCCGGGGCCGCGAACCGCCCGACCGCGGCCGCGTTGCCCGCCAGCACCACGCCCTCCTCGTCCACGAGCAGGACGGCGTCCCTGGCCGTGTCGAAGAAGGAGTTGAAGAGGGTGATGGAGTCGGACAGGGCCGTGATTCCCTGGCCCAGCCGCTCCTCCCAGGTCTCGTGCAGCGCGGTCAGGGGGCGGTTGTCCGTGGCCACGACGACGAAGCCGCTCTTTTCGGGCAGGGGGATCACGCGCAGCAGGAAGCTCCGGCCGCCCCGGCAGAGGACCTCGTGCACGCGCAGCGGGGCAAAGCGCCGCAGCGTGGCCGCGAGCGAGCCGGTGCCGAGCCGCAGCGCTTCCCAGAACGGCTGCCCCGCCCGGGCCGAGTCCGGCAGGTGGTCCAGCGCGTCCCCGGCCGATTCCGCGACCGTCCCGGCCGCGTCGCAGTGCAGGACCAGGTCCTGCCACTGCTCGACCACGTCGCCGGGGGCGCAGGGGGGAGAGAGGGGGGATGTGTCTTCTGTCATGATGTCGAAGGAGTCTTTGTTATGTAAACATACAGCTATTTCGGAGTCTTTGCAAACAGGGCGCGGGATCTGGACGATGCTGCGGCAAAACGGACGGCAAGACGGGTGACGAGACAGAGGGAAGATGGCGGAAAGACGGGAAGGGGAGGGGGCGGCAGGCCGGAACCGGCCGGGGCTCTGCCCGGGACGCGCGGCGGACTTTCGCGTTCAGAAAAGAAACGGCCGGGAAGAGGCGTCTTCCCGGCCGTTCATGGCATGCGGAATCGAGACGGAGGACGGCGCCCTACGCGTCCTCGAAGCGCCCGGCGGCGCGGTTCTTGCGGACCTTGTCGGCCTCGAAGATGCGGCCGCTCATGGCGATGTAGACGCCGTCCGGCAGGGACTGGACCGCGCCCACGGCGCAGCCGAGGTTGAAGGGCGCGTCCGAGCCCTTGAAGCGGGCCGGGGTGATGGCGCCGGTGAAGACGATGACCTTGGCGAGGCCTTTGAGTGCCGCGGCGGTCTCGACCATGGTGTCCGTGCCGTGGGTGATCAGGATGTGGCGCTCCTCGGAAGCCTCGATGCGGGAGCGCAGGACGGCCCGGTCCTCGGCCGTGAGGTGCAGGCTGTCCTTGCGCATGACCTCCTCCACGCTGAACTCGAAGGTCACGCCCGCCTCGCGCAGGATCTCGCCCGCCTGGGGCTCGCCCACCTCGTAGGTCGAGAGGTCGTCGAAGTAGATCTTGTCGATGGTCCCGCCCATGCTGAATATCTTGAGTCTCATGAGGGCTCCTTTTCGTTGCGCGCGGGCTGCGCGCCGGTCTCGCAGGCGTCCCCGGCCGCGTCGTTCCCCATCGGCTCGGGCCCGAACGGCTCGGCCGCGGGCTCGGCGGTCGGCTCGATGATCGCCGCGGCGGCCGTGGGCGCGGCCTGGACCAGGGGGAAGCCGAAGTATTCGCGCTTGGGCTGCGTGGGCGCGAGCATGTGCTCCGGGGCCAGGACCTCGGAGAGCTTCTCCTCGTCCCAGTCCAGCAGCTCGCGCGCGGATTCGTGCACGGTCCTGCCGTTCCTGATGGCGTCAAGCGCCACCCTGGCCGCGGTCTCGTAGCCCACGTAGGGCGAGAGCGCCGTGGCCAGCCCCATGCTCTGGGCCACGAAGTCGCGGCAGCGCTTCTCGTCGGCCGTGATGCCGTCGATGCACTTGGCGGCCAGAACCTTGCAGCCGCGGCGCAGGAGCAGGAGCGAGCCGAAGAGGTTGTGCGCCAGCACCGGCTCCATGGCGTTCAGCTCCAGCTGCCCGGCCTCGGCGGCCATGGTCACGGTGAGGTCGCTGCCGATGACCTGGAAGGCGATCTGGTTGACCACCTCGGGGATGATGGGGTTGACCTTGCCCGGCATGATGGACGAGCCGGGCGCCATCTCCGGCAGGTGGATCTCGCCCAGGCCGCAGCGCGGGCCGGAGGAGAGCAGGCGCAGGTCGTTGCAGATCTTGGAGAGCTTCACGGCCGTGCGCTTGAGCACGCCGGAGAACTGCACGTAGGCTCCGGCGTCCTGCGTGGCCTCGACGAGATTCTCGGCCAGCACCACGCGCCGCCCGCTTATCTCCGCCAGGATGCCCACCACGGCCTCGGCGTAGCCCTTCGGCGCGTTGATGCCCGTGCCGATGGCCGTGCCGCCCAGGTTTATCTCGCGCACGAGGTCCAGGGCCTCGAGCAGGCGCTGCCTGTCCTCGCCGACCATGATGGCCCAGGCGCCGAACTCCTGGCCGAGGGTCATGGGCACGGCGTCCTGCAGCTGGGTGCGGCCGATCTTGATCACGTCCGCGAACTCGCGGCTCTTCTTCGCCAGCGACTCGGCCAGCACGCCCATGGCCTCGTGCAGGGCCAGCCCCATGGAGAGGAGCGTCAGGCGGATGGCCGAGGGATAGACGTCGTTGGTGGACTGGGAGAGGTTGACGTGGTTGTTGGGGTGCAGGTGCGCGTAGTCGCCGCGCTTGCGCCCCATGATCTCCAGCGCCAGGTTGGCGATGACCTCGTTGGCGTTCATGTTGCTCGAGGTGCCCGCCCCGCCCTGGATCACGTCCACGCGGAAGTGCCCGCGGTGCCTGCCCTCGATGATCTGGTCGCAGGCCGCGCAGATGGCCTCGGCGCGCGCCTCGTCCAGGAGCTCCATGCGGCGGTTGGCCAGGGCCGCGGCCTTCTTGATGAAGGCCAGCGACTTCACGAACTCCGGATAGTGCGAGATGCGCACCCCGGTGATGGGGAAGTTGCGGATGGCCCGCTCGGTCTGGATGCCGTAGAGGGCGCGCGCCGGAACCGGCAGTTCGCCCAGGCAGTCGGACTCGATGCGGCATTCGCCTGCGGGCCTGGGCCCGCCGCGGTACGGCGACATGGGCTATCCTCCGAGGTATGCCTTGCAGACCCGCTCGTCCCGGAGCAGTTCCTCGCCCGGGCCCTCGAGCACCACGCTGCCCGTCTCCAGCACGTAGGCGTGGTGCGCGACCTTGAGGGCGGCGAAGGCGTTCTGCTCCACGAGGAGCACGGTCATGCCTTTCTCGTTGATGACCTTGATGATCTCGAAGACGTCGCGCACGAGCAGGGGGGCGAGGCCCAGGGAGGGCTCGTCGAGCATGACCATCTCCGGCGCGCTCATGAGCGCCCGGCCCACGGCCAGCATCTGCTGCTCGCCGCCGGACAGCGTGCCGCCCTTCTGCTCGCGGCGCTCGCGCATGCGCGGGAAGAGCTCGAAGACCCACTCCAGGTCGCGGGCGATGCCCGCCTTGTCCGAGCGGCTGTAGGCGCCCAGGTGCAGGTTCTCGAGCACGCTCAGGTGCGGGAAGATGCGGCGGCCCTCGGGCGACATGACGATGCCGGACTTGACGATGCCCACCGGGTCGAGGTGGCTCAGGTCGCGGTCGTTGTAGGTGATGGCGCCCTTCTTGTTCTTGATGAGCCCGGCGATGGCGCGCAGCGTGCTGCTCTTGCCCGCGCCGTTGGCCCCGATGAGGGTCACGATCTTGCCGCGCGGCACGGTCAGGTTGACGCCCTTCAGGGCGTGGATGCCGCCGTAGTAGACGTGGAGGTCCGAAACCTTAAGCATCTGTCGCGCACTCCTCTCCGAGATAGGCCTCGATGACCCTGGGGTTCGACTGGATCGCCTCGGGCGCGCCCTCGGCGATGGTCACGCCGTAGTCCAGGACCCAGATCTGTTCGCAGATGTTCATGACCAGCTTCATGTCGTGCTCGATGAGCAGGATGGTCAGGCCGAACCGTTCCCGGATGTTGCGGATGAACTGCATGAGTTCCTGGGTCTCCTGGGGGTTCATGCCCGCGGCGGGCTCGTCCAGGAGCAGGAAGGAGGGCTCGGTGGCCAGGGCGCGGGCGATCTCGAGCCTGCGCTGCGCGCCGTAGGGCAGGCTGCTGGCCTTCTCGTTCGCGAGATGGGCGAGGCCCACGGTGTCCAGCAGCCCCAGGGCGCGCTCGCGCATCTCCCTGTCCTCGCGGAAGTGGGAGGGCAGGCAGAGCACGGCCGAAAACCAGCCGGTCTTCTGGCGCAGGTGGCCGCCGATGAGCACGTTCTCGAGCACGCTCTCGTTGCCGAAGAGGCGGATGTTCTGGAAGGTGCGCGCGATGCCCGCCTTGCAGGCCGCGTAGGGCGGCTTGCCGGTCAGGTCCTCGCCGTTCAGGAGCACGCTGCCCTCGGTGGGCTTGTAGAAGCCGGTGATCATGTTGAAGCAGGTGGTCTTGCCCGCGCCGTTGGGGCCGATGAGGCCGGAGATGCTGCCGCGCGTAATGGCGGCGGTGAACTCCTTGACCGCGGTCAGGCCGCCGAAGCGCATGGTCAGGGCCCTGGCCTCGAGGATGATGTCGCTCATCTACTTGCCCTCCCCGGCAGCAGCCTGGTTCGCGCCCTTGCGTCCGAAGAGCCCGGCGATGTTTCTCCAGGTGATCTCGCGCATGCCCATGAGTCCCTCGCGGCGGAAGAGGATGATGAGGATGAGCGCCAGGGAGAAGATGACCATGCGCATGCCCGGGATGCCCGGCATCTCGAAGTCGCCGAAGAAGATCGGGTTCTCCACGAAGCGCAGCCACTCGAGCAGCACGGTGATGCCGATGCCCGCGAGCACCGAGCCGGTGAGGGAACCGAGCCCGCCGGTGACCACGATCATGAGCACGTTGAAGGTCAGGGTGAAGAGGAACATCTTGGGGTCGATGGTGGTCAGCAGGCTCGCCAGCAGCGCCCCGCCCACGCCCGCGAAGAACGAGCCGATGGAGAAGGAGAGCAGCTTGTAGCGGAAGACGTTCACGCCCATGGCCTTGGCCGCGATCTCGTCGTCGCGGATGGCCTTGAAGACGTTGCCCGTGTTGCTGGCCAGGATGCGCACGATGACGAAGAGCGTGATCAGGCACCAGCCGAAGTTCCACCACAGGTTGGCGTAGCCCGGGATGCCCTTGAAGCCGAGCGCGCCGTTGGTCACGCGCGGGATGTTGTTGGCGATGACGCGCACGATCTCCGCGAAGCCGAGCGTGGCGATGCCCAGGTAGTCGTCGCCGAGCTTTAAGAGCGGCAGGCCCACGATGAAGCCGGCCAGCGCCGCCGCGAGGCCGCCCGCGACGATGGCCACGAAGAAGGGCGCGTGGGCGTTCTGCACCCAGGGGAGCGCCTCGCCCAGGATGAAGAGCATCTCCTTCTGCCCGGGCGAGAGGATGAGGATGGAGCAGACGTACGCGCCGATGGCCATGAACCCGGCGTGGCCGAGGCTGAACATGCCGGTGAAGCCGTAGATCAGGTTCAGCGACAGCGCCAGGATGATGTTCACGGCGATGAGGTTCAGGATCTGGATCTTGTAGCCGTCCAGCGAGTCCTGGGCCCACCACAGGAAGAGGCCGAGCGCGGCCACGGCCAGGACGTTCAGGAGTGTCGAGGTGGTGCGGTTCATTAGACCTTGTCCTCCTGCCGCGCTCCGAGCAGGCCCGTGGGCCTGTAGAGCAGGACGGCGATGAGCAGGATGAAGGCGAAGGCGTCGCGGTAGCCTGCCAGGGAGGG
This genomic stretch from Desulfovibrio sp. X2 harbors:
- a CDS encoding asparaginase domain-containing protein — encoded protein: MRLKIFSMGGTIDKIYFDDLSTYEVGEPQAGEILREAGVTFEFSVEEVMRKDSLHLTAEDRAVLRSRIEASEERHILITHGTDTMVETAAALKGLAKVIVFTGAITPARFKGSDAPFNLGCAVGAVQSLPDGVYIAMSGRIFEADKVRKNRAAGRFEDA
- a CDS encoding LuxR C-terminal-related transcriptional regulator — translated: MTEDTSPLSPPCAPGDVVEQWQDLVLHCDAAGTVAESAGDALDHLPDSARAGQPFWEALRLGTGSLAATLRRFAPLRVHEVLCRGGRSFLLRVIPLPEKSGFVVVATDNRPLTALHETWEERLGQGITALSDSITLFNSFFDTARDAVLLVDEEGVVLAGNAAAVGRFAAPGRRMVGRSHARLLAPRSRVPVRRAMHGLGPDGLWSGAVEALDCRGEAFPAEAALRKVAFSDSSLFLLILHDQSLTRELEEGLRDREAEVEEMGIALRQVMRAVETEGQELRNRLGSQVRKRMLPALERIARTDEPEVREGYRSVIEEQLAGLIEGGPQTLDADLLRLSPREMEVCRLVQLGRSGKEIAELLQVSFETVQTHRKNIRKKLGLRGRESSLFAYLRTKASLS
- a CDS encoding ABC transporter ATP-binding protein; this translates as MSDIILEARALTMRFGGLTAVKEFTAAITRGSISGLIGPNGAGKTTCFNMITGFYKPTEGSVLLNGEDLTGKPPYAACKAGIARTFQNIRLFGNESVLENVLIGGHLRQKTGWFSAVLCLPSHFREDREMRERALGLLDTVGLAHLANEKASSLPYGAQRRLEIARALATEPSFLLLDEPAAGMNPQETQELMQFIRNIRERFGLTILLIEHDMKLVMNICEQIWVLDYGVTIAEGAPEAIQSNPRVIEAYLGEECATDA
- a CDS encoding aspartate ammonia-lyase gives rise to the protein MSPYRGGPRPAGECRIESDCLGELPVPARALYGIQTERAIRNFPITGVRISHYPEFVKSLAFIKKAAALANRRMELLDEARAEAICAACDQIIEGRHRGHFRVDVIQGGAGTSSNMNANEVIANLALEIMGRKRGDYAHLHPNNHVNLSQSTNDVYPSAIRLTLLSMGLALHEAMGVLAESLAKKSREFADVIKIGRTQLQDAVPMTLGQEFGAWAIMVGEDRQRLLEALDLVREINLGGTAIGTGINAPKGYAEAVVGILAEISGRRVVLAENLVEATQDAGAYVQFSGVLKRTAVKLSKICNDLRLLSSGPRCGLGEIHLPEMAPGSSIMPGKVNPIIPEVVNQIAFQVIGSDLTVTMAAEAGQLELNAMEPVLAHNLFGSLLLLRRGCKVLAAKCIDGITADEKRCRDFVAQSMGLATALSPYVGYETAARVALDAIRNGRTVHESARELLDWDEEKLSEVLAPEHMLAPTQPKREYFGFPLVQAAPTAAAAIIEPTAEPAAEPFGPEPMGNDAAGDACETGAQPARNEKEPS
- a CDS encoding ABC transporter ATP-binding protein, whose protein sequence is MLKVSDLHVYYGGIHALKGVNLTVPRGKIVTLIGANGAGKSSTLRAIAGLIKNKKGAITYNDRDLSHLDPVGIVKSGIVMSPEGRRIFPHLSVLENLHLGAYSRSDKAGIARDLEWVFELFPRMRERREQKGGTLSGGEQQMLAVGRALMSAPEMVMLDEPSLGLAPLLVRDVFEIIKVINEKGMTVLLVEQNAFAALKVAHHAYVLETGSVVLEGPGEELLRDERVCKAYLGG
- a CDS encoding branched-chain amino acid ABC transporter permease, coding for MNRTTSTLLNVLAVAALGLFLWWAQDSLDGYKIQILNLIAVNIILALSLNLIYGFTGMFSLGHAGFMAIGAYVCSILILSPGQKEMLFILGEALPWVQNAHAPFFVAIVAGGLAAALAGFIVGLPLLKLGDDYLGIATLGFAEIVRVIANNIPRVTNGALGFKGIPGYANLWWNFGWCLITLFVIVRILASNTGNVFKAIRDDEIAAKAMGVNVFRYKLLSFSIGSFFAGVGGALLASLLTTIDPKMFLFTLTFNVLMIVVTGGLGSLTGSVLAGIGITVLLEWLRFVENPIFFGDFEMPGIPGMRMVIFSLALILIILFRREGLMGMREITWRNIAGLFGRKGANQAAAGEGK